The window GTCTATGAAAGCAAGGCCGTGGGATTCGATGGCGATAATTTCTATAATCTAGTGACCGCTGCCAAGACAGGGCAGGCGGTGCATGAGGTTGCCCGCATCCTGCGCCAGATAGAAGACCGTTTTGGCCACGACCGCCGTGGTCCCCGCTTCAGTTCGCGTACTGTTGATCTTGATTTGTTGTTGTACGACGATCGGGTGTTGAATGAAGTCGGCCTGGTATTGCCGCGCGAAGAGATTGTCAAAAATGCCTTTGTCTTGCAGCCATTGGCCGAGATTGCGCCACAAGTGGTACATCCATTGTTGAAGAAGAATTACGCCGAGTTGTGGTGCGAATTCGACAAGTCGAAACAGAGTTTGTGGCCGGTTGAGCTTGAATTCTCGTGAGGATGTTATTGCGCAAGTCAATTGTAGGGGCGA is drawn from Gammaproteobacteria bacterium and contains these coding sequences:
- the folK gene encoding 2-amino-4-hydroxy-6-hydroxymethyldihydropteridine diphosphokinase; translation: MAHIYISIGSNIDPARHVRAAVAALREQFTDVTLSSVYESKAVGFDGDNFYNLVTAAKTGQAVHEVARILRQIEDRFGHDRRGPRFSSRTVDLDLLLYDDRVLNEVGLVLPREEIVKNAFVLQPLAEIAPQVVHPLLKKNYAELWCEFDKSKQSLWPVELEFS